One Aphidius gifuensis isolate YNYX2018 linkage group LG3, ASM1490517v1, whole genome shotgun sequence DNA window includes the following coding sequences:
- the LOC122852394 gene encoding sialin-like isoform X1, with product MAGFVRKGSVQLVKRSSVQIKQAAKEVRAAVRARHIVAGLVAVGFALSGAVEVSSSVALLANQEDNHAIIDTSWHCDMLVNISKRNHTEDFEVILLELPQEERAESIMREAFLWGQVAGPMLGGCLVWGRSGPTVVFSRAILGACLALLLVPAAWRGPSHVALRLFQGLLTGATMPAAHMFAMTWFKSNHRSWFFSCYAAVSVGYSMTGWIGTAVVRNFGRDALCYGLVIIAICWYFAFIHFVQDTPKSYQHDTNSAVIPWGKLLRSVPVWASCMATMGNQWGDATLALGMTKYLKLIYGFSTANDSVLTTLPHIGHFLAALTCGLLVDHVRESGIVSTTTARKLVVYTAHFIPAALLFVAGYAGCQAIGAAWLGIAALLVSGTATSGAIAAIADLAPAESPACAAAACALCSTLGAAGLLAANYFVTQALHGSIAGSWRLVFGVASLVLLSTAAVFLALGKGVPQPWIPSVARSRSHDDVIYEQDTYEDVAVQTEPPESYDDIESVIEAPRSLSVHSKRSITSNNI from the exons ATGGCAGGCTTTGTGAGAAAAGGTAGTGTTCAACTTGTTAAACGTAGCAGTGTACAAATAAAACAGGCTGCTAAAGAAGTACGAG CAGCTGTTAGAGCAAGACATATTGTTGCTGGACTTGTTGCAGTTGGTTTTGCATTATCTGGAGCTGTTGAAGTTAGTTCATCAGTTGCTTTACTTGCAAATCAAGAAGATAATCATGCAATTATTGACACATCATGGCACTGTGATATGCTGGTTAATATCAGCAAACGAAACCATACTGAAGACTTTGAAGTTATTCTTCTTGag CTTCCTCAAGAAGAACGAGCTGAATCAATAATGCGTGAAGCATTTTTATGGGGTCAAGTTGCTGGACCAATGCTTGGTGGTTGTCTTGTTTGGGGACGTTCAGGACCAACTGTTGTTTTTTCAAGAGCTATACTCGGTGCTTGTCTTGCATTACTTCTTGTTCCTGCAGCATGGCGTGGTCCTTCACATGTTGCATTACGTCTTTTTCAAGGATTATTAACA ggtGCAACAATGCCAGCAGCTCATATGTTTGCCATGACTTGGTTTAAAAGTAATCACAGAAGTTGGTTCTTTAGTTGTTATGCag cgGTAAGCGTTGGTTACTCAATGACTGGTTGGATTGGAACAGCAGTTGTTAGAAATTTTGGAAGAGATGCATTATGCTATGGTCTTGTTATAATAGCTATTTGTTGGTACTTTGCTTTTATACATTTTGTTCAAGATACTCCAAAGTCATATCAACACGATAcaaat tctGCAGTGATACCTTGGGGTAAACTTTTAAGATCAGTACCAGTATGGGCATCATGTATGGCAACAATGGGTAATCAATGGGGAGATGCAACATTAGCACTTGGAATgactaaatatttaaaattaatttatggtTTTTCTACTGCAAAT gacTCGGTACTAACAACACTACCTCATATTGGTCATTTTTTAGCTGCTCTTACTTGTGGATTACTTGTTGATCATGTAAGAGAATCTGGTATAGTTTCAACGACAACTGCTAGAAAACTTGTTGTATATACtg cTCATTTTATACCAGCTGCATTACTTTTTGTTGCTGGATATGCTGGATGTCAAGCAATTGGAGCAGCTTGGTTGGGTATTGCAGCACTTCTTGTTTCTGGTACAGCTACATCTGGTGCGATTGCTGCAATTGCTGATCTTGCACCAGCTGAATCACCAGCTTGTGCTGCTGCTGCATGTGCATTATGTTCAACACTTGGTGCTGCTGGTCTTCTTGCTGCTAATTATTTTGTCACTCAAGCACTTCATGGCTcg aTTGCTGGTTCATGGAGATTAGTATTTGGTGTTGCATCAttagttttattatcaacagctGCTGTATTTCTTGCTCTTGGAAAAGGTGTTCCACAACCATGGATACCATCAGTTGCACGTTCACGTAGTCATGATGATGTTATTTATGAACAAGATACATATGAAGATGTTGCTGTACAAACAGAACCACCTGAATCttatgatgatattgaaaGTGTCATTGAAGCACCAAGATCATTATCAGTTCATTCGAAACGCTCAAtaacatcaaataatatttaa
- the LOC122852394 gene encoding sialin-like isoform X2, producing the protein MAGFVRKGSVQLVKRSSVQIKQAAKEVRAVRARHIVAGLVAVGFALSGAVEVSSSVALLANQEDNHAIIDTSWHCDMLVNISKRNHTEDFEVILLELPQEERAESIMREAFLWGQVAGPMLGGCLVWGRSGPTVVFSRAILGACLALLLVPAAWRGPSHVALRLFQGLLTGATMPAAHMFAMTWFKSNHRSWFFSCYAAVSVGYSMTGWIGTAVVRNFGRDALCYGLVIIAICWYFAFIHFVQDTPKSYQHDTNSAVIPWGKLLRSVPVWASCMATMGNQWGDATLALGMTKYLKLIYGFSTANDSVLTTLPHIGHFLAALTCGLLVDHVRESGIVSTTTARKLVVYTAHFIPAALLFVAGYAGCQAIGAAWLGIAALLVSGTATSGAIAAIADLAPAESPACAAAACALCSTLGAAGLLAANYFVTQALHGSIAGSWRLVFGVASLVLLSTAAVFLALGKGVPQPWIPSVARSRSHDDVIYEQDTYEDVAVQTEPPESYDDIESVIEAPRSLSVHSKRSITSNNI; encoded by the exons ATGGCAGGCTTTGTGAGAAAAGGTAGTGTTCAACTTGTTAAACGTAGCAGTGTACAAATAAAACAGGCTGCTAAAGAAGTACGAG CTGTTAGAGCAAGACATATTGTTGCTGGACTTGTTGCAGTTGGTTTTGCATTATCTGGAGCTGTTGAAGTTAGTTCATCAGTTGCTTTACTTGCAAATCAAGAAGATAATCATGCAATTATTGACACATCATGGCACTGTGATATGCTGGTTAATATCAGCAAACGAAACCATACTGAAGACTTTGAAGTTATTCTTCTTGag CTTCCTCAAGAAGAACGAGCTGAATCAATAATGCGTGAAGCATTTTTATGGGGTCAAGTTGCTGGACCAATGCTTGGTGGTTGTCTTGTTTGGGGACGTTCAGGACCAACTGTTGTTTTTTCAAGAGCTATACTCGGTGCTTGTCTTGCATTACTTCTTGTTCCTGCAGCATGGCGTGGTCCTTCACATGTTGCATTACGTCTTTTTCAAGGATTATTAACA ggtGCAACAATGCCAGCAGCTCATATGTTTGCCATGACTTGGTTTAAAAGTAATCACAGAAGTTGGTTCTTTAGTTGTTATGCag cgGTAAGCGTTGGTTACTCAATGACTGGTTGGATTGGAACAGCAGTTGTTAGAAATTTTGGAAGAGATGCATTATGCTATGGTCTTGTTATAATAGCTATTTGTTGGTACTTTGCTTTTATACATTTTGTTCAAGATACTCCAAAGTCATATCAACACGATAcaaat tctGCAGTGATACCTTGGGGTAAACTTTTAAGATCAGTACCAGTATGGGCATCATGTATGGCAACAATGGGTAATCAATGGGGAGATGCAACATTAGCACTTGGAATgactaaatatttaaaattaatttatggtTTTTCTACTGCAAAT gacTCGGTACTAACAACACTACCTCATATTGGTCATTTTTTAGCTGCTCTTACTTGTGGATTACTTGTTGATCATGTAAGAGAATCTGGTATAGTTTCAACGACAACTGCTAGAAAACTTGTTGTATATACtg cTCATTTTATACCAGCTGCATTACTTTTTGTTGCTGGATATGCTGGATGTCAAGCAATTGGAGCAGCTTGGTTGGGTATTGCAGCACTTCTTGTTTCTGGTACAGCTACATCTGGTGCGATTGCTGCAATTGCTGATCTTGCACCAGCTGAATCACCAGCTTGTGCTGCTGCTGCATGTGCATTATGTTCAACACTTGGTGCTGCTGGTCTTCTTGCTGCTAATTATTTTGTCACTCAAGCACTTCATGGCTcg aTTGCTGGTTCATGGAGATTAGTATTTGGTGTTGCATCAttagttttattatcaacagctGCTGTATTTCTTGCTCTTGGAAAAGGTGTTCCACAACCATGGATACCATCAGTTGCACGTTCACGTAGTCATGATGATGTTATTTATGAACAAGATACATATGAAGATGTTGCTGTACAAACAGAACCACCTGAATCttatgatgatattgaaaGTGTCATTGAAGCACCAAGATCATTATCAGTTCATTCGAAACGCTCAAtaacatcaaataatatttaa
- the LOC122852394 gene encoding sialin-like isoform X3, whose product MSALIKLKRSSVQLKIAAIEVGAAVRARHIVAGLVAVGFALSGAVEVSSSVALLANQEDNHAIIDTSWHCDMLVNISKRNHTEDFEVILLELPQEERAESIMREAFLWGQVAGPMLGGCLVWGRSGPTVVFSRAILGACLALLLVPAAWRGPSHVALRLFQGLLTGATMPAAHMFAMTWFKSNHRSWFFSCYAAVSVGYSMTGWIGTAVVRNFGRDALCYGLVIIAICWYFAFIHFVQDTPKSYQHDTNSAVIPWGKLLRSVPVWASCMATMGNQWGDATLALGMTKYLKLIYGFSTANDSVLTTLPHIGHFLAALTCGLLVDHVRESGIVSTTTARKLVVYTAHFIPAALLFVAGYAGCQAIGAAWLGIAALLVSGTATSGAIAAIADLAPAESPACAAAACALCSTLGAAGLLAANYFVTQALHGSIAGSWRLVFGVASLVLLSTAAVFLALGKGVPQPWIPSVARSRSHDDVIYEQDTYEDVAVQTEPPESYDDIESVIEAPRSLSVHSKRSITSNNI is encoded by the exons aTGTCTGCTCTTATTAAACTCAAACGTAGTAGTGTTCAGCTTAAAATAGCAGCAATCGAAGTTggag CAGCTGTTAGAGCAAGACATATTGTTGCTGGACTTGTTGCAGTTGGTTTTGCATTATCTGGAGCTGTTGAAGTTAGTTCATCAGTTGCTTTACTTGCAAATCAAGAAGATAATCATGCAATTATTGACACATCATGGCACTGTGATATGCTGGTTAATATCAGCAAACGAAACCATACTGAAGACTTTGAAGTTATTCTTCTTGag CTTCCTCAAGAAGAACGAGCTGAATCAATAATGCGTGAAGCATTTTTATGGGGTCAAGTTGCTGGACCAATGCTTGGTGGTTGTCTTGTTTGGGGACGTTCAGGACCAACTGTTGTTTTTTCAAGAGCTATACTCGGTGCTTGTCTTGCATTACTTCTTGTTCCTGCAGCATGGCGTGGTCCTTCACATGTTGCATTACGTCTTTTTCAAGGATTATTAACA ggtGCAACAATGCCAGCAGCTCATATGTTTGCCATGACTTGGTTTAAAAGTAATCACAGAAGTTGGTTCTTTAGTTGTTATGCag cgGTAAGCGTTGGTTACTCAATGACTGGTTGGATTGGAACAGCAGTTGTTAGAAATTTTGGAAGAGATGCATTATGCTATGGTCTTGTTATAATAGCTATTTGTTGGTACTTTGCTTTTATACATTTTGTTCAAGATACTCCAAAGTCATATCAACACGATAcaaat tctGCAGTGATACCTTGGGGTAAACTTTTAAGATCAGTACCAGTATGGGCATCATGTATGGCAACAATGGGTAATCAATGGGGAGATGCAACATTAGCACTTGGAATgactaaatatttaaaattaatttatggtTTTTCTACTGCAAAT gacTCGGTACTAACAACACTACCTCATATTGGTCATTTTTTAGCTGCTCTTACTTGTGGATTACTTGTTGATCATGTAAGAGAATCTGGTATAGTTTCAACGACAACTGCTAGAAAACTTGTTGTATATACtg cTCATTTTATACCAGCTGCATTACTTTTTGTTGCTGGATATGCTGGATGTCAAGCAATTGGAGCAGCTTGGTTGGGTATTGCAGCACTTCTTGTTTCTGGTACAGCTACATCTGGTGCGATTGCTGCAATTGCTGATCTTGCACCAGCTGAATCACCAGCTTGTGCTGCTGCTGCATGTGCATTATGTTCAACACTTGGTGCTGCTGGTCTTCTTGCTGCTAATTATTTTGTCACTCAAGCACTTCATGGCTcg aTTGCTGGTTCATGGAGATTAGTATTTGGTGTTGCATCAttagttttattatcaacagctGCTGTATTTCTTGCTCTTGGAAAAGGTGTTCCACAACCATGGATACCATCAGTTGCACGTTCACGTAGTCATGATGATGTTATTTATGAACAAGATACATATGAAGATGTTGCTGTACAAACAGAACCACCTGAATCttatgatgatattgaaaGTGTCATTGAAGCACCAAGATCATTATCAGTTCATTCGAAACGCTCAAtaacatcaaataatatttaa
- the LOC122852394 gene encoding sialin-like isoform X4, with translation MSALIKLKRSSVQLKIAAIEVGAVRARHIVAGLVAVGFALSGAVEVSSSVALLANQEDNHAIIDTSWHCDMLVNISKRNHTEDFEVILLELPQEERAESIMREAFLWGQVAGPMLGGCLVWGRSGPTVVFSRAILGACLALLLVPAAWRGPSHVALRLFQGLLTGATMPAAHMFAMTWFKSNHRSWFFSCYAAVSVGYSMTGWIGTAVVRNFGRDALCYGLVIIAICWYFAFIHFVQDTPKSYQHDTNSAVIPWGKLLRSVPVWASCMATMGNQWGDATLALGMTKYLKLIYGFSTANDSVLTTLPHIGHFLAALTCGLLVDHVRESGIVSTTTARKLVVYTAHFIPAALLFVAGYAGCQAIGAAWLGIAALLVSGTATSGAIAAIADLAPAESPACAAAACALCSTLGAAGLLAANYFVTQALHGSIAGSWRLVFGVASLVLLSTAAVFLALGKGVPQPWIPSVARSRSHDDVIYEQDTYEDVAVQTEPPESYDDIESVIEAPRSLSVHSKRSITSNNI, from the exons aTGTCTGCTCTTATTAAACTCAAACGTAGTAGTGTTCAGCTTAAAATAGCAGCAATCGAAGTTggag CTGTTAGAGCAAGACATATTGTTGCTGGACTTGTTGCAGTTGGTTTTGCATTATCTGGAGCTGTTGAAGTTAGTTCATCAGTTGCTTTACTTGCAAATCAAGAAGATAATCATGCAATTATTGACACATCATGGCACTGTGATATGCTGGTTAATATCAGCAAACGAAACCATACTGAAGACTTTGAAGTTATTCTTCTTGag CTTCCTCAAGAAGAACGAGCTGAATCAATAATGCGTGAAGCATTTTTATGGGGTCAAGTTGCTGGACCAATGCTTGGTGGTTGTCTTGTTTGGGGACGTTCAGGACCAACTGTTGTTTTTTCAAGAGCTATACTCGGTGCTTGTCTTGCATTACTTCTTGTTCCTGCAGCATGGCGTGGTCCTTCACATGTTGCATTACGTCTTTTTCAAGGATTATTAACA ggtGCAACAATGCCAGCAGCTCATATGTTTGCCATGACTTGGTTTAAAAGTAATCACAGAAGTTGGTTCTTTAGTTGTTATGCag cgGTAAGCGTTGGTTACTCAATGACTGGTTGGATTGGAACAGCAGTTGTTAGAAATTTTGGAAGAGATGCATTATGCTATGGTCTTGTTATAATAGCTATTTGTTGGTACTTTGCTTTTATACATTTTGTTCAAGATACTCCAAAGTCATATCAACACGATAcaaat tctGCAGTGATACCTTGGGGTAAACTTTTAAGATCAGTACCAGTATGGGCATCATGTATGGCAACAATGGGTAATCAATGGGGAGATGCAACATTAGCACTTGGAATgactaaatatttaaaattaatttatggtTTTTCTACTGCAAAT gacTCGGTACTAACAACACTACCTCATATTGGTCATTTTTTAGCTGCTCTTACTTGTGGATTACTTGTTGATCATGTAAGAGAATCTGGTATAGTTTCAACGACAACTGCTAGAAAACTTGTTGTATATACtg cTCATTTTATACCAGCTGCATTACTTTTTGTTGCTGGATATGCTGGATGTCAAGCAATTGGAGCAGCTTGGTTGGGTATTGCAGCACTTCTTGTTTCTGGTACAGCTACATCTGGTGCGATTGCTGCAATTGCTGATCTTGCACCAGCTGAATCACCAGCTTGTGCTGCTGCTGCATGTGCATTATGTTCAACACTTGGTGCTGCTGGTCTTCTTGCTGCTAATTATTTTGTCACTCAAGCACTTCATGGCTcg aTTGCTGGTTCATGGAGATTAGTATTTGGTGTTGCATCAttagttttattatcaacagctGCTGTATTTCTTGCTCTTGGAAAAGGTGTTCCACAACCATGGATACCATCAGTTGCACGTTCACGTAGTCATGATGATGTTATTTATGAACAAGATACATATGAAGATGTTGCTGTACAAACAGAACCACCTGAATCttatgatgatattgaaaGTGTCATTGAAGCACCAAGATCATTATCAGTTCATTCGAAACGCTCAAtaacatcaaataatatttaa